One Desulfovibrio sp. Fe33 DNA segment encodes these proteins:
- the cimA gene encoding citramalate synthase, producing the protein MQNITIYDTTLRDGAQAEELNLTTQDKVRIAQKLDDLGIHYIEGGWPGSNPTDRRFFDEIKSYRFKNAKLAAFGSTHLAKTTPEKDPNLTGLLEAETPVVTIFGKTWDLHATTALGIPLERNLELIANSVAFLKARVDEVFFDAEHFFDGFKRNPEYAMQALTAAFEAGADRIILCDTNGGSLTSEVGEAVAAVRKRLPEASLGIHAHNDSELAVANSLEAVRLGATQVQGTINGYGERCGNANLCSVIPNLELKMGFDVIGRENLSRLLSVSHFVSEIGNLRPFMRQPFVGSSAFAHKGGIHVSAILKDSRTYEHIEPETVGNERRVLLSDQAGKSNILFKARELGYELAKGDPTLDRLLKELKAKESMGYEYSVADASFELMLREALGKPLNYFHFRHFFVVDAKREEDAEPMSEATVIVDVKGQQEHTAATGMGPVNALDQALRKGLERFYPQLRDIRLLDFKVRVLSGAVRDTGGTASFVRVLVETGDATDRWTTMGVSHNIIEASWQAVVDAINYKLFKDEMAEAAKQDGSSDQ; encoded by the coding sequence ATGCAAAACATCACGATATATGACACTACGTTAAGGGACGGGGCCCAAGCCGAGGAACTGAATCTGACAACCCAGGACAAAGTCCGCATCGCGCAAAAGCTGGACGACCTGGGGATTCACTACATTGAAGGCGGCTGGCCCGGTTCCAATCCCACGGACAGGAGATTCTTCGACGAAATAAAATCATACAGGTTCAAGAACGCCAAGCTCGCGGCCTTCGGGTCCACGCATCTCGCCAAGACCACGCCCGAAAAGGACCCGAACCTGACCGGACTGCTCGAAGCCGAGACGCCGGTGGTCACCATCTTCGGCAAGACCTGGGATCTTCACGCCACCACCGCCCTGGGCATCCCGCTTGAGCGCAATCTCGAACTCATCGCCAACTCCGTGGCTTTTCTCAAGGCGCGAGTGGACGAAGTGTTCTTCGACGCGGAGCACTTCTTCGACGGGTTCAAACGCAACCCGGAATACGCCATGCAGGCCTTGACCGCGGCATTCGAGGCCGGGGCCGACCGAATCATCCTGTGCGACACCAACGGCGGCTCCCTGACCAGCGAGGTCGGGGAGGCCGTCGCGGCCGTCCGCAAGCGTCTGCCCGAAGCCAGCCTCGGCATACATGCGCACAACGACTCCGAACTGGCCGTGGCCAACTCCCTGGAGGCGGTCCGCCTCGGAGCGACCCAGGTCCAGGGGACCATCAACGGCTACGGCGAACGCTGCGGTAACGCCAACCTCTGCTCGGTCATCCCCAATCTCGAACTCAAGATGGGCTTCGACGTCATCGGCCGGGAAAACCTTTCCCGGCTCCTGTCCGTTTCCCACTTCGTGAGCGAGATCGGCAACCTGCGTCCGTTCATGCGCCAGCCTTTCGTGGGCTCATCCGCATTCGCCCACAAGGGCGGCATCCACGTCAGCGCAATTCTCAAGGATTCCCGCACCTACGAGCACATCGAGCCCGAGACCGTGGGCAATGAACGGCGGGTCCTCCTCTCCGATCAGGCGGGCAAGTCCAACATCCTGTTCAAGGCGCGCGAACTGGGCTACGAACTGGCAAAAGGCGACCCAACCCTGGATCGCCTGCTCAAGGAGCTCAAGGCCAAGGAAAGCATGGGCTACGAATACTCCGTGGCCGACGCCTCCTTCGAACTCATGCTTCGAGAAGCGCTGGGCAAACCGCTCAACTACTTCCACTTCCGCCACTTCTTCGTGGTGGACGCCAAGCGCGAGGAAGATGCCGAACCCATGTCCGAAGCCACGGTCATCGTGGACGTCAAGGGTCAACAGGAACACACCGCGGCCACCGGCATGGGTCCGGTCAACGCCTTGGACCAGGCCCTGCGCAAAGGGCTGGAACGGTTCTACCCGCAGCTCAGGGACATTCGCCTGCTCGACTTCAAGGTCCGCGTTCTGTCCGGCGCTGTGCGCGACACCGGAGGCACGGCCTCCTTTGTCCGCGTTCTGGTCGAGACCGGCGACGCCACCGACCGCTGGACCACAATGGGCGTGTCCCACAACATAATCGAGGCCTCCTGGCAGGCCGTGGTCGACGCCATCAACTACAAGCTCTTCAAGGACGAAATGGCCGAAGCCGCCAAACAGGACGGCTCAAGCGACCAATAA